One window of the Thermodesulfomicrobium sp. WS genome contains the following:
- a CDS encoding HDOD domain-containing protein, with the protein MSSNASLYLLTRLPIFQANKTVWGYEIQAASDSSNDAVGTTIIAGDSVGLQSIVARSKKILIAYTYGQIVNELPHAIPAANSAIQVATEYQVDTTITQVLARFHSEGHTLALEWHPATTPASPLLEKSHVITIASPTAFEDPALQATAQKTHALILCKNVNTEEEFRRLAQQGCGLFQGRAFTQPEIIPGKKISAHQSSRLRLLEVIEQEDPDLNKLAQTVQTDVTLSYKLLAYLNSPAFGFARKIESIRQAITLLGWRQMRNWLRAMLLADMAQSEQQTELAHFALRRGKFLEELVKTYDYWDFKPEEMFLLGMFSLLDAMLGVPMATVLESLPISDAQKKALLGDPNCAHRPLLDLMLACEDGTEEPLAQALGLDIPTVKRLHSEATAWATAILDASL; encoded by the coding sequence ATGTCCAGCAACGCGAGTCTGTACCTCCTTACCCGACTTCCCATTTTTCAGGCGAACAAGACTGTCTGGGGATACGAAATTCAAGCCGCCAGTGACAGCAGCAACGATGCCGTGGGCACTACGATCATCGCCGGCGATTCGGTAGGACTCCAAAGTATCGTGGCCCGCAGCAAAAAGATCCTGATTGCCTACACCTATGGGCAAATCGTCAACGAACTGCCCCACGCCATCCCTGCGGCCAATTCCGCCATTCAAGTGGCCACCGAGTACCAGGTCGATACGACCATCACGCAAGTTCTCGCTCGCTTCCACAGCGAAGGCCATACCCTGGCCCTCGAATGGCACCCCGCCACCACCCCAGCCTCGCCACTCCTGGAGAAATCGCACGTCATCACCATTGCCTCGCCCACTGCATTCGAAGATCCCGCCCTCCAGGCAACCGCCCAAAAGACCCATGCCCTGATTTTATGCAAAAATGTAAATACAGAAGAAGAGTTCCGCCGTCTGGCGCAGCAAGGATGTGGCCTCTTTCAAGGCCGCGCCTTCACCCAGCCTGAGATCATCCCGGGGAAAAAGATCTCCGCCCATCAGAGCTCGCGTCTGCGCCTTCTTGAGGTCATCGAGCAAGAAGACCCTGATTTGAACAAACTTGCACAAACAGTCCAAACCGACGTCACCTTGAGTTATAAGCTGCTTGCCTATCTCAACTCCCCAGCCTTCGGTTTTGCTCGCAAGATCGAATCCATCCGCCAAGCCATCACCCTTTTGGGGTGGCGCCAGATGCGCAACTGGTTACGGGCCATGCTTCTGGCGGACATGGCGCAAAGCGAGCAGCAAACCGAGCTTGCCCATTTCGCGCTGCGGCGCGGCAAGTTTTTGGAAGAATTAGTGAAAACCTATGATTATTGGGATTTCAAGCCCGAAGAGATGTTCCTTCTCGGGATGTTCTCCCTTTTGGACGCCATGCTCGGGGTCCCCATGGCCACGGTGCTCGAATCGCTCCCGATCAGTGATGCCCAGAAAAAGGCCCTGCTCGGTGATCCCAATTGTGCCCACCGGCCGCTGCTGGATCTCATGCTCGCCTGTGAAGACGGGACCGAGGAGCCTCTCGCTCAAGCCCTGGGGCTCGACATCCCCACGGTCAAGCGTTTGCATAGCGAGGCAACGGCCTGGGCTACCGCCATCCTCGACGCTTCCCTCTAA
- a CDS encoding glycogen/starch/alpha-glucan phosphorylase produces the protein MGDTQFALQVQALKEDIQRHVAHTLGGDPYPPRKGRYFLGLCYSVRDRLVTKWLETQRSFYDTISKRVYYLSLEFLPGRFLMNYIQALGIEDVCREAVQSFGMDLDELVEEEWNPGLGNGGLGRLASCYMDSMATCCIPGYGYGILYDYGIFYQSIVNGYQQESADNWLRQDSPWVFRRGNFMYKIHFYGRSEVYYDSSGAERFRWVDTDTVMAMACDILIPGYRNDYVTNMRLWKAVSSREFDLSEFNEGDYIGAVESKVKSENISKVLYPNDHSPSGKELRLKQQYFFVAATFKDILRRYRKNNYASFENFPNQVAVQLNDTHPAIAIAELMRILVDEEMVAWHEAWKLCQKTFAYTNHTVLPEALEVWPVELLWRVLPRHMQIIFAINHFFLEEVRRWKPGRDDIVRAMSLIGEDGPQTVRMAHLAIVGSHTVNGVAKLHSDILKKRLFRNFHEFFPEKFTNVTNGITPRRWLDGCNPELSRLITSVIGPDWVRDLSLLEGLAAYADDPDFQQRWLTVKRQNKKRLARYVLRKLGMGINPASLFDVQVKRIHEYKRQLLNVLHVITLYNRIKVQDEEVHTPRIVFFGGKAAPGYFMAKLIIKLINSVAQVINADTAVGNSLKVVFLPNYCVSQAEIVIPAADLSEQISTAGMEASGTGNMKFALNGALTIGTLDGANIEIRDLVGHENFFLFGLTEEEVVQMRAQGYNPWAIYENDVELHKALDMIACGHFSPENKDLFRPIIDALLHNGDYYMVLADYRSYIQAQEAVSTAYRDTSRWARMSILNTARMGFFSSDRAIMEYASRIWNVDPIR, from the coding sequence ATGGGAGACACCCAGTTTGCTTTGCAGGTACAGGCGCTCAAGGAAGACATTCAGCGCCATGTGGCCCACACGCTCGGCGGAGACCCGTATCCCCCGCGAAAGGGGAGATACTTTTTGGGCTTGTGCTACAGCGTCCGCGATCGACTGGTGACGAAGTGGTTGGAAACGCAGCGTTCCTTTTACGATACCATTTCCAAGCGCGTGTATTATCTCTCCTTGGAATTTCTCCCAGGCCGCTTTTTGATGAATTACATCCAGGCCCTGGGAATCGAGGATGTTTGTCGGGAGGCCGTTCAATCCTTTGGCATGGACTTGGATGAGCTGGTGGAAGAGGAATGGAACCCGGGCTTGGGCAATGGTGGTCTCGGACGCCTGGCCTCGTGCTACATGGATTCTATGGCAACATGTTGCATTCCAGGATATGGCTATGGTATCTTGTATGACTATGGCATATTCTATCAGAGTATTGTCAATGGATATCAACAGGAAAGCGCTGACAACTGGTTGCGACAGGATTCGCCGTGGGTTTTCCGACGTGGAAACTTCATGTATAAAATCCATTTTTATGGCAGATCCGAAGTATATTATGATTCTTCTGGTGCTGAACGGTTTCGGTGGGTTGATACGGACACCGTCATGGCCATGGCGTGCGATATTTTGATTCCTGGATATCGGAATGATTATGTAACAAACATGCGTTTATGGAAAGCGGTGTCCAGCCGGGAATTTGATTTGAGCGAGTTCAACGAAGGCGATTATATCGGCGCTGTTGAAAGCAAGGTCAAAAGTGAAAATATATCGAAAGTCCTCTATCCCAATGATCATAGTCCCAGTGGCAAGGAACTTCGTCTGAAACAGCAATATTTTTTTGTTGCAGCGACATTTAAAGATATTCTCAGACGATACCGAAAAAATAACTATGCATCCTTTGAAAACTTTCCCAATCAAGTGGCAGTCCAGCTCAACGATACCCATCCGGCCATTGCCATCGCCGAGCTGATGCGCATCCTTGTGGACGAGGAAATGGTGGCCTGGCATGAGGCATGGAAATTGTGCCAGAAGACCTTTGCCTATACGAATCACACCGTGCTTCCTGAAGCCTTGGAAGTGTGGCCTGTAGAGCTGTTATGGCGTGTGCTTCCCCGGCACATGCAAATCATCTTTGCCATCAATCACTTTTTCTTGGAGGAGGTGCGCCGCTGGAAACCGGGGCGTGACGACATTGTGCGCGCTATGTCTCTGATCGGCGAGGATGGCCCCCAGACGGTGCGTATGGCCCATTTGGCCATCGTGGGGAGCCATACCGTCAATGGAGTCGCCAAGCTCCATTCGGATATTCTCAAGAAGCGCTTATTCCGCAATTTTCACGAGTTCTTCCCTGAGAAGTTTACCAATGTCACCAATGGCATTACCCCGCGTCGTTGGCTTGACGGATGCAACCCAGAACTTTCTCGCTTGATTACCTCCGTCATCGGACCAGATTGGGTACGAGACTTGAGTCTCTTGGAAGGACTTGCCGCGTATGCGGATGATCCAGACTTCCAACAGCGTTGGTTGACGGTAAAGCGGCAGAACAAGAAGCGCCTTGCCCGATATGTCTTGCGTAAGCTGGGAATGGGGATAAATCCAGCATCATTGTTTGATGTCCAGGTCAAGCGCATCCATGAATACAAGCGTCAGTTGCTCAATGTACTTCATGTCATTACGCTCTACAATCGTATCAAAGTCCAGGATGAAGAGGTCCATACGCCGCGTATTGTCTTTTTCGGCGGCAAGGCTGCCCCTGGATATTTCATGGCGAAACTCATCATCAAACTCATCAATTCTGTGGCGCAAGTCATCAACGCGGATACTGCCGTTGGCAATAGCCTCAAGGTGGTCTTTCTCCCAAATTACTGTGTTTCTCAGGCAGAAATCGTCATTCCTGCGGCGGACTTGTCCGAGCAGATATCCACGGCAGGCATGGAGGCCTCAGGAACCGGAAATATGAAGTTTGCGCTCAATGGAGCGCTCACCATTGGAACGCTCGACGGCGCTAACATCGAAATACGGGACCTCGTCGGGCATGAAAACTTCTTCCTCTTTGGACTCACTGAGGAAGAAGTCGTCCAAATGAGAGCTCAAGGATACAATCCTTGGGCAATCTATGAGAATGACGTAGAGCTCCACAAAGCTCTGGATATGATTGCGTGTGGTCATTTTAGTCCAGAAAATAAAGATCTTTTCCGGCCAATCATCGATGCTTTGTTGCATAATGGCGATTATTACATGGTCCTCGCCGACTATCGAAGCTATATCCAGGCTCAGGAGGCAGTGTCGACAGCGTATCGCGACACCAGTCGCTGGGCACGTATGTCCATACTCAACACCGCACGCATGGGCTTCTTTTCCTCGGATCGGGCCATCATGGAATATGCCTCGCGCATTTGGAATGTCGATCCGATCCGCTAG
- the msrB gene encoding peptide-methionine (R)-S-oxide reductase MsrB encodes MFAIFLVGAALATEIFPITKTPEEWRAILAPQQYAVLRESATEPPFTGAYWNHHAAGIYVCAGCGNPLFRSEDKFDSGTGWPSFVAPIAPEHIGTRQDFSWGQIRTEVHCARCGGHLGHVFPDGPQPTGMRYCINSAALRFIGQTDQK; translated from the coding sequence ATGTTCGCGATATTTTTGGTGGGGGCCGCCCTGGCGACGGAGATCTTCCCCATAACGAAAACCCCCGAAGAATGGCGGGCCATCCTTGCACCCCAACAATACGCAGTGCTCCGCGAAAGCGCTACCGAGCCGCCCTTTACCGGTGCGTACTGGAACCACCACGCCGCGGGTATCTACGTCTGCGCAGGATGCGGCAATCCGCTTTTCCGCTCCGAGGACAAGTTTGACTCCGGCACGGGCTGGCCCAGTTTCGTGGCCCCCATCGCCCCGGAGCACATCGGCACGCGCCAAGACTTTTCCTGGGGCCAAATACGCACGGAAGTCCATTGCGCCCGGTGCGGCGGCCATCTGGGACATGTATTCCCAGACGGCCCACAACCCACTGGAATGCGCTATTGCATCAATTCTGCTGCACTTCGATTCATAGGACAAACAGATCAGAAATAA
- a CDS encoding Dabb family protein has product MIGHIVLWTLKPEAEGKSAAENAAAMQSMLEALPAVIDVIQDFHVSTRMVATNMEVEVLLFSTFSSEEDLETYQKHPEHQKCVEFIRSVVASRKFVDYYF; this is encoded by the coding sequence ATGATTGGACATATCGTCTTGTGGACCCTCAAACCCGAGGCAGAAGGCAAGAGTGCTGCAGAAAATGCGGCTGCCATGCAATCCATGTTGGAAGCATTGCCCGCAGTCATCGACGTCATTCAGGATTTTCATGTCAGCACGCGCATGGTGGCGACAAACATGGAAGTGGAGGTGCTGCTGTTTTCCACATTTTCCAGCGAAGAGGACTTGGAGACGTACCAAAAGCACCCGGAACACCAAAAATGTGTGGAGTTTATCCGTTCTGTGGTTGCATCACGAAAATTTGTGGACTATTATTTCTGA
- the nadD gene encoding nicotinate (nicotinamide) nucleotide adenylyltransferase, protein MCDNELAGAVGILGGTFNPVHVGHLRMAIEVRENLGLRQVLFVPSFAPPHKPEHGLLPYSLRLALVKAACQGEEGLGVSEEERGLAAPSYTVRTVASLRRRPADGPWVLIVGSTDFVRLPSWHQGTRLPYLVDMVVVERDGTSWAEADLFARVALGLTRTAWGWHGKRRIVYLQVPLLAISSSMVRERFVAGRSVRGLIPDACFSLLEQHRTFIGRLWRQEAP, encoded by the coding sequence ATGTGCGACAATGAGCTTGCCGGAGCCGTTGGGATCCTCGGCGGCACCTTCAATCCCGTGCATGTGGGGCATCTGCGCATGGCCATTGAGGTTCGGGAAAATTTGGGCCTGCGCCAGGTGCTCTTTGTCCCGAGCTTTGCCCCGCCCCACAAGCCGGAGCACGGGCTTTTGCCGTATAGCTTGCGTCTCGCCTTGGTCAAAGCGGCCTGTCAGGGAGAGGAAGGTTTGGGCGTGAGCGAGGAGGAGCGCGGCCTGGCGGCACCATCGTACACGGTGCGTACGGTAGCGTCGTTGCGCCGCCGGCCGGCGGACGGCCCCTGGGTGCTCATCGTCGGCAGCACGGATTTCGTGCGTCTGCCATCGTGGCATCAGGGGACGCGCCTGCCGTACTTGGTGGACATGGTGGTGGTGGAACGGGACGGGACCTCTTGGGCAGAGGCCGACCTCTTCGCCCGAGTGGCCTTGGGCCTGACCCGTACTGCCTGGGGATGGCACGGGAAGCGCCGCATCGTGTATCTCCAAGTGCCCTTACTGGCAATTTCTTCTTCCATGGTACGGGAGCGGTTTGTGGCGGGCCGTAGTGTGCGCGGCCTTATCCCCGATGCGTGCTTTTCGCTTTTGGAACAGCACCGAACCTTTATTGGGCGCCTCTGGCGCCAGGAGGCACCATGA